AAGTATATTCACATGCATCATGCCAAGGGCTGTCCATAATAATGTTGATAATAATAACGAGTGTGCCTCTTTTATGTAACTATACATAAATTGACCAAAGCGTGCATGTTGCATCACTGAAAATGGCAACCACAATACCTGAGTGTCTGAAGTGAGTGGCAACATCTTTGTGAAGGCAGACATTGATGCTAATTTTGAATTGCCTCTCAATACACTCCCCAGTTGTCTTCTCCAATAATATTGTTACCAGCCATCTACAAAACCTTGCattgtgaataaaaatattaactTAATTTTCCTTGTCTACATGTGGCACACAATTAAAGTTTTTTattgaatgtaaaaatatttgagcCAGAATTAACAAGGTGTATTTGTGTGATGGACGATACAGTATGAAACAAATAAAGTTGTCAGTGATTAAACATGACACTGCATGTAATGTCATGTTCCGTACAATCCCCTTACACTgacaatattaaaatatattcaaGTAATTTAggataaatacacaaatattaaaatgataCAAATGTTAGTTTATTCCGTTTGGGTGTGGATTTGCCCCAAGTTAAACACACAATGATGATAAATAATTTGATTGTGACGACTTATTTATTGCCATTTTTCACTAAAGCCAATGGAAGGAAATGGATAAAAACACACTTTCCAATGCATTTGTGCCAAATGTGCGCTTACTTAAGTGGAGAATCAAAGCCAAGATGAAAGCTGAGGTCCTCATTTGTAGAATTTCTGCTCTCTGCCACCACATCTTGGCAGCACAGTCTGGCAGGTTCCTCCTGCCCCCTCCTGAAGCTGATTTTTGTCTCCTTTTACTTCCTTAAAGATAACTGCTGGACTTTATGTCCTCCCAGCATGCAATGCCATGATACAATCATAAACATAATGAAAAGTGTATCAGAAACAGTGGACCATACAGAGATTTCACCTACGGCacgcatacatacagtacatagtaaTAACAAGTTGTATATGTTCACCATGGATAAGATCGTCCTTATTAATTGGGGCCTTTGAATAATTTATTTGGCTAACATGTAGAATGGTCCAGTATGCCTGCatccttagtgaggataaacggtacataaaatgggtggatggatggatgtaacaaTACATGTATGGAGAACCATtaagacaaacattcacatctTTGCTGAATTCATGCTGCCTTGGACCAAAGGCAGGCAAATGTACCGATTCACCACAGCTAAGTCACCAACAGCTTGTAACTTGAAAAACTCACGAGTTGGGGCACTCATAAGTCGAGGTACCGCCAGAATTCAAATCACTTGACACCTTTCCAGTGAGTATAAGGCCAATTAGGCCAAGGCCTGTTCAAGTCCAAGTCTGTATCTTTCAAATTTTTGTTGGGAAATTTGTTGCCGCTTGGGCATggcacatgtactgtacatattacAGGAGTTATACATTTAGGGAAACACATAGGTCACTAGGATCAGTAATCCAAACTTGCATCATCGACATCACAAAATAAAtcagtatctatctatctatctatctatctatctatctatatatatatatatatatatatatatatatatattcctttAGCAgttgccaaaccacattcttcGCAGTATCAGTCATTATGAAACTCCAGGGACAAGTTACCTGATTACAAACAGGAGGAATTGTTCTTTAGGAATTTCCAGCACAACCTACTTGGATTATATAGGTGAAGACACATTAAGAAGAGAAAATAATTAAGTTCTATTGTTAAATACTCCACATCCAGTATGTACAAgtaatatttttataaatagATTTGAGCATGTAAATAGGAGAAAGtactccccccaaaaagtttgtAATCTCTAAATAGGAAATTccacacattttacaatttttatccAAAGTAAATTAAAGATGAACAGAAACTTAAAtcaattgttttaaattgatGGTGTGAGTGATATGTCCGTACAAAAGCTGAAGCAGTCTTTTTATTCAATAAACTACTGCCTAACCTTATCTTTAAATGTCACTACTGCCATCTTATGGCACAAAAAAGGTGGGACGAgtcttccatccatttctttactTTCTGATCCTCATTGTAGTCGCTGGTCTAACTGGGGCCTAGAGCAGCTGATATCAGGTGAGAGTTTTGGGCACATCTCAGACTAATCgctggccaatcacaggacacatgaagAAGCACaaataaataaccatttgcacttacGTTTACACCTGTTGACTCTTCAATTAAGCAATATTATGGTTTTAGGATGtaagaggaaaccagaatatgtggagaaaacccaagcaaagCTGGGGAGAACAAGTTAATTCCACACAGGCCATAGCCCGCATCTGAACCAACAACCTCTTAACTGTGGGTTAATTTTCAAAAAACTCATCCACAACTCCACCTGTGAGAAGTGACTTCATTTTATTAATCGGTAATATTGGCATTAACGTTTATCATATTTTTCAGTATCCTTCGTTATCCCAGGTCACTTCGTAGTCTGGATACCGAACCTTCAGTTTCTCAGTGGTTATTGCGTGGTTTGCTCTTCCGAACCCCTGCAAGGAAAACCAGAACTTGTCACTTAACCACACTGTCAGAATTTGAAGGGATTGTGTTTGTCAAACGGGAAACTCACCATAGAGTAGCCGTAAACATGGATCTTCTTAGCCTGGGCGTCATGTCTGATTCTACCACCGCCGATACACTCGCAGTCCAGGAGTCCATCCTTCTCGAGCTCTTGAGAAACCTTGTCGTAGATATCCGCTGACATGCAATGCAAAGAGGGTCCGTCTCATGCGATTAACAGTTTGGAAGCCACGGTTGACTTAACAGCAGTCCCGTTTGAGAGATTTTCAATATGCTGGCTGATATCCCAGGGAACTGGGTGCACTTTTGGTTACAATAAAGGATGAACAGTACCTATCAATCAATATTCAGTTTTCGAAAGATGCTTTTActattttctgttgttgttttgctatGTGCGTGAGTGACCATGTAAACATACTTTCTAGTTCTTTTGTGGCACATTAAGCAGTTTGAATTGTATTGCGATACTGTAGTTCATATTTTGAAGACCTTATTCTGCTAAATTGACACGCACGAACAATCGACTTATATAGCCTTATTTATCTTGGTCCGATTTATTCAGTCATTTATTTAGTTAAGCATAAACGTTTCGTCTGCATGcacatttattcaaataaaacGCGTTTTCATATAGACTTGACATTGATGCTTACTCGTTTCTGCGGTCACATTTCGCAACACATTAGTTGTGCTCACCGTGGAACTCAGCCCAGCTGTACCCACGGACTATATCGACTTCGGTATCGTCGTTTACCTCTCTGCTGTGCACTCTGATGAGCACGTACTTAAAAACGCCGGACGGGTCGATGTCTGCCTGCGGGATGTTTACCATGCGGACAGCCGCTTTCGTTTGGGTGCACATCTCCACACAACACGACTGGCACGCAAGCAAACAAGACAACAAACTAATGGTTTGTATTTTAACCGCAAAATCCGTTTCGGCCTGTGTAAATGCACAATGTAAACAtgcaaggaaataacacttcaaTTTGTTCCCGCAAAAAGCCTAGTATTTTGTATATAATTCACTTCCGTATTATCAAACTGTTTCCATTTCCGGTTTTCAATATAATTTTGATATTCTGATTAGTTTACTAAATTACATTACCTAAAAATTTTCAGGGgctttgaaaatattattttgacgttaaaataacattttaataataatccTATTtattgactgaaaatatttaaattataaGATTTACAGTCTGTAGTTGTAACTTTTATTTAGAAAAGAACAGGTAGTAGTTGCTACAGCTCATAACTTCACTACAGACTGGATTGTCTTTCTGCCAATCAGAGCTCACGTTCGTCTTGACAGTGACAGCCAGCAATATTAAAACTTTATTAAAAATTGGCGCCAACAATTACGTTTGGTAGGGCAAAatattggattattattattcaaatctTGCCTTATTTAAGATGACCCAGGTGATAGGTATATGATATTGACCAGATACCACTGCTATTAACCCTGAATATATCCAAATGCCTACAGTGATTATTgatattttatataaatgtgttttaattgtAACCAATACAGGGTGTAGTCTgactttcgcctgaagttagctgggtttGGCTTCagcgctcccgcaacccttgtatgGATAAGCAGCtgggagaatggatggatgttttaattgTGTTTCAATGAATGAATAGCATTGTCGTAGCCATCAGTTATAAAACGTCTTCAAGTTATATAAGGTAAATTAGATAAGGCCTGCAGCagagtattaaaaaaagaatattaaaaaaaacaaccattgcAGTTAACATGGAAGTTGTAATTCGCAacattaaatattggtatttaatATAATATGGTATTGAAACTGTGTCCATGATTCCCTAATTTgtgctacaacaacaacatacaatTTAATTTCTAAAACAAAGGCTAATATGATGCTCAATCAGAATGGTCTTACAGACACAAACATTTAGAAACATATTTATCTTTGTGTTGGCTCTGTActccagaaattaaaaaaaaagaaagaaagagaaaaacgaTTGCAATACATAGTCTGGTTTGTGTGTGGTCCACCAGGGACattatgtatacagtatttataaaatTACAGTAAAACATATTCAGTGCAAGGCATTACAAGTCTGCTGGAGGCTCTACAAAATCATGAGttccaaagcattttttaaatttcacattCATATTTAAATCCAAGGTGATCTCTGTAGAGCCAACATGTGTAAACTCTATGTGAACCATTCCTTTCTGGTGCAATGTGTTATTGCAGGTCTAGATGGCTCCATCATTGAGTCCTCGCTTTTTCCACTCACAGGCTCGGAGTCCAATGAACACCAGAACGCTGACCAACAGCAGCACAAAAAGAACTATGAGGCTTTCCCATACTCCTGGTGCTAATGCCTTCCACATACAAACTTTTTCAGAGGGCAGCAAATTACTCAGACTCAACATGTAGCCAAGAGCCCACCCGACTGAGGTGTCACCAGCCTGTcggaacaataaaaaaaaaaatgacaatggaaCATAtcccttcattttctttcaaatgaaaGCGTTAAGGATGCACCCGACTGTTACGAGGTGTCAAAGCTTTCACCTTCTTCTTGAAAGAAATGCTTGAGAATGATTTTTCATCAAATCTGTATCCTTTGAGCAGGAGGACCTTGACAAACACAGAGGAAGCACAATAGTCCTTCAGTCGTGATGCTTCATCTGGATCAAGAGCCAGCATCTAAATGTGAACAGAAACAATGTGATAATAAGTTTgtgcacaataaataaatcaacggGCAAGATTACTACTCACAAAAACTCATttaatacaaaaacaacaacacacgtACTGTAGAACAAGGTTAAGTGTTCTGTAATGCGgaacttttcttttcaattcCACCAATTTATGGAAATTGCCATACCCATGCATGAATTTTACACCGCTTATTCTGTTGAGAGTTGCAGGTGAATTGGAATCTATCCCAGTTGCCTTtagttgggtacaccctggagtCAGTGGCAGTCATTTGCAAGGCACACCATTCATACATTGAGAACAATCTAACATGCCATCCAAGTGCACTTAGAGCAGACAAACTCCCCctgagctgggatttgaacccagaactgtGTTCTTGCTCTGATACAAGACAGTAATAGCTGAaatcttttaaaatgtgtactttttaaaataaagtggCAATTTAAATTTCCATCGATCCActttcttccacttatctgaggtcaggtcacAGGGCCAAcaactttagcagggaagcaAAGACTTCCCTCTGCACAGCCACTTCCTCAGCTCTTCAAAGGGAATCCCGAGGCATTCACAAGCAGGCGGAAAGCCATTTTCTCTCCAGCGTCTCCTGGGGCGTACCCAGGGTCTCCTCCCCcctgggacatgcctggaacacctcaccttgAAGGCATCCAGGTATCCTGAACAGATGCCCAGGCCCttttcatctggctcctctcaatgcgaaggaTCAGTGgatctgagcccctcccagatcaCCACGACCACAACCTGTTCACCACATACAAAGTCCTCATCAATGCAGAAGCTGCActgatctgcctgtcgatcttCGGTTCCATTTTCATaaacaagacccaaagatatttgaactcctccacttccagatagatctcatccctgacctgaagagcgcactccacccttttccgactgaggaccatggcctcagatttagaggtgctgattctcatccaggCGCTTTCCACTcagctgcgaactgctccagtgagagttggagatcacagctagATGAACAGAACCACACAACCACCTCatatgcaaaaagcagagatgcttTGCTATGGCCACCAAACTGCACCCCCTCCACAGCTTGGCTGCACCTtgaaattttgtccataaaagttatggacAGAATCcctgacaaagggcagccttggtaaAGTCCAACCCTTACCGGAAACGAGTGTCACTTACTGCGTGCAATACGGGCCAAACTCTGACATCAGTCGTACAGGGAGCgtacagctcgtatcagggtgTTTGATACCCCGTACTCCCGAAGCACCTCCCACAGGATCCTCCAAAGGAcacggttgaatgccttctccgAGTCCCTAAAACTCATGTAGATTGGtttggcgaactcccatgcatcctCAAGGACCATGCCAAAGGTGaagagctgatccactgttcctgTCACTTACTAGGGAGGCTGAGGAATGTGATCCTCCTGTAGTTGGAATACATCCTCTggttccccttcttaaaaagcaggactaccaccccagtctgccattcGAGAAGCACTGTTCTCGGTGGTACTGGGGTTCAGATTGCCAAGGTACCTGCCTTCAGCCACcccccagctcacactgcagcCAACTCGTATGACTGCTTCCACAGGTCGTGAGCCCATGGTGAGGGAGACcaatgttaccctttcgggctgccCACGGGTGCAGGCGCAGTCACCAAGTGCTTGCCTTTGAGCCCTACCTCCAGGTCATGCTCCAGAGGTGGGCCCCGGTGATCCACGTCTGGGTAAGGGAAACCTAGATGTATTGTTTTTGCACACCGGGGTTTATTGAGCCTTGGTTTGTTGggtccctcacctcggacctGTTTTCCACAGGTGAAgctccagacaacttagctcctaggatcattgggacatcAAAACCCCTTCGCCACGATAAGGTGATAGCTCAAGGATGGGCTAATTTAAAGTTAAAATActtcaaatgatttatttttcgaTGGAGGGTCAACAAGTTATTTAAAGTTGTGAATCAAATGACTCATTCTTTGATTTATTCTCCACCTCCCTGAAAAATGGCTAACATATAACCAACATCTCTGTCATGCAGCactattttgcaagtttttgttttcatattcaaAGAAGTATGTGCAAAGGTTACATTTGAGTGGATGGGATGATGGAGTagaattttttcccaaaatgttcttaaaa
This DNA window, taken from Syngnathoides biaculeatus isolate LvHL_M chromosome 17, ASM1980259v1, whole genome shotgun sequence, encodes the following:
- the phpt1 gene encoding 14 kDa phosphohistidine phosphatase translates to MCTQTKAAVRMVNIPQADIDPSGVFKYVLIRVHSREVNDDTEVDIVRGYSWAEFHADIYDKVSQELEKDGLLDCECIGGGRIRHDAQAKKIHVYGYSMGFGRANHAITTEKLKVRYPDYEVTWDNEGY